Proteins encoded within one genomic window of Sphingobacterium sp. lm-10:
- a CDS encoding ABC transporter transmembrane domain-containing protein: MARQRLNSGNSNGEDLPKPKLNLDVMKKGYQIFKYILPYRSKFIWGMVFLILSSLTMLTFPALLGAMIDAAQGKQTYSWLTASIVQIGLISMSILFFQSFISFFRIRLFVEVSEKALATIRQEVYHKLIALPMDFFANRRVGELNSRISSDLSQIQDTMTTTLAELMRQTISLAFGVALLIFVSPKLALMNLAILPIIVLTGLIFGRFIRKISKETQDKLADSNAIVQETLSGISNVKAFVNEYRETTRYADKLCEVVNLAVRGATFRGVFASFIIFCVFGAVIVVIWYGATLVSQGEITVGDLTTYILYSMFVAGSMGSFPELYANLQRAIGASERVLEILTEKQEKLDISARNRTITKVIRGDVTFNDVGFSYPTRPDIQTLKSISFHVSAGQKLAIVGPSGTGKSTIASLILQFYEPNLGTISYDGVPAEDFSLTDIRNQVAIVPQDVLLFGGSIAENIGYGKLEASLDHIVNAAKRANAHDFIMSFPEGYQTMVGERGVKLSGGQRQRIAIARALLKDPAILILDEATSSLDSESERLVQLALEELMRDRTSIIIAHRLSTIRDADTILVVENGVVSESGSHQDLMAKCNGLYHHLYSLQSLDVVTG; encoded by the coding sequence ATGGCGAGACAACGATTGAATAGCGGCAACAGTAACGGGGAAGATCTACCTAAGCCGAAATTGAATTTAGACGTAATGAAGAAGGGGTATCAAATATTTAAATATATACTTCCTTACCGTTCGAAATTTATTTGGGGCATGGTGTTCCTGATCCTTTCCAGCTTAACCATGCTGACTTTTCCTGCTTTACTTGGTGCGATGATTGATGCCGCTCAAGGTAAACAAACTTATTCTTGGCTTACTGCAAGTATCGTGCAGATTGGCCTTATCTCTATGTCTATCCTCTTTTTTCAGTCCTTTATCTCTTTTTTTCGCATCCGCCTATTTGTAGAAGTTTCCGAGAAGGCATTAGCTACTATTCGCCAAGAAGTATACCATAAGCTAATCGCATTACCGATGGATTTCTTTGCCAACCGTCGTGTAGGCGAGTTGAATAGTCGGATATCATCCGATCTTTCCCAGATTCAGGATACCATGACCACCACCTTGGCTGAGCTAATGCGACAAACGATTAGTTTGGCATTTGGCGTTGCGCTACTCATATTTGTATCTCCCAAATTGGCGCTGATGAATCTGGCGATATTACCTATCATCGTATTGACCGGCTTGATCTTCGGACGGTTTATTCGTAAAATATCTAAAGAAACACAAGACAAGCTTGCCGACTCTAATGCTATCGTGCAGGAAACTTTGTCTGGCATTTCTAACGTAAAAGCATTTGTTAACGAGTACCGGGAAACTACACGTTACGCCGACAAGCTCTGTGAGGTGGTAAATCTGGCTGTACGTGGAGCAACCTTTCGTGGGGTATTTGCTTCATTTATCATTTTTTGCGTTTTTGGAGCAGTAATCGTTGTCATTTGGTATGGCGCCACCCTTGTTTCGCAAGGGGAAATTACGGTCGGTGATCTCACTACATACATCTTGTATTCTATGTTTGTCGCGGGTTCAATGGGAAGCTTCCCAGAATTGTATGCCAACTTACAGAGAGCCATTGGCGCAAGCGAACGGGTATTAGAGATATTGACCGAGAAGCAGGAGAAATTGGATATTTCTGCTCGCAATAGAACTATTACTAAAGTTATTCGGGGCGATGTTACTTTCAACGACGTAGGATTTTCTTATCCGACCCGCCCAGACATACAAACTTTGAAGAGCATTTCGTTTCATGTGAGTGCTGGGCAGAAGCTTGCCATTGTGGGGCCGAGCGGAACGGGCAAGTCTACAATCGCCTCTTTAATATTGCAGTTCTACGAACCTAACCTCGGCACTATTTCTTACGATGGCGTGCCTGCAGAAGATTTTTCACTAACAGACATACGTAATCAAGTAGCCATCGTACCGCAGGATGTACTCCTATTTGGCGGTAGTATTGCAGAGAACATTGGCTACGGAAAGCTGGAAGCAAGCTTAGATCATATTGTTAATGCCGCTAAGAGAGCGAACGCACACGATTTTATCATGAGCTTTCCAGAAGGATACCAAACTATGGTTGGGGAGCGGGGAGTCAAGTTATCTGGCGGTCAGCGTCAGCGCATTGCGATTGCACGAGCGCTATTAAAAGATCCAGCTATCCTGATTTTGGATGAGGCGACATCCTCATTAGATTCTGAATCCGAAAGATTGGTGCAGCTCGCTTTAGAGGAATTGATGCGCGATCGTACTTCCATTATCATTGCCCATCGCTTATCGACGATTCGGGATGCAGACACCATTCTGGTCGTGGAAAACGGCGTCGTTTCCGAATCTGGTAGTCATCAGGATTTAATGGCTAAGTGTAACGGGCTCTACCACCATCTGTATTCGTTACAATCGCTGGATGTGGTAACAGGTTAA
- a CDS encoding DUF3109 family protein, producing the protein MIEVGSVLVNEDVINNDFVCNLNKCKGICCVEGDSGAPLLAREIDILKEIYPKVKPYMTEKGIEAVEQQGTHVVDVDGDLTTTCVDGNKECAYVMWENGMTKCAIEKANEDGVVDWKKPVSCHLYPIRTTHYPSFDVLNYDRWSICSDACTFGKELGVPVYKFLKDPLIRVYGEAWYEELENAVNSNA; encoded by the coding sequence ATGATTGAAGTAGGTAGTGTCCTCGTAAATGAAGATGTGATCAACAATGACTTCGTTTGCAATCTGAACAAATGCAAAGGAATCTGTTGTGTGGAAGGTGATTCGGGCGCGCCCCTGCTAGCCCGCGAAATAGATATACTGAAAGAGATTTATCCGAAGGTAAAACCTTACATGACTGAAAAGGGCATTGAGGCAGTAGAACAACAAGGCACACACGTCGTTGACGTAGATGGAGATTTAACCACTACTTGTGTAGATGGAAATAAGGAGTGTGCCTATGTAATGTGGGAAAATGGCATGACCAAATGTGCTATTGAGAAAGCAAATGAGGATGGTGTAGTAGACTGGAAAAAACCCGTTTCCTGCCACTTGTATCCAATCCGCACCACGCACTACCCTTCTTTCGACGTGTTAAATTACGACCGATGGTCGATCTGCAGCGATGCATGCACTTTCGGCAAAGAGTTGGGCGTACCGGTATACAAATTCTTGAAAGATCCGCTCATTCGGGTGTACGGCGAAGCATGGTATGAAGAGTTAGAAAATGCAGTTAATTCTAACGCATAA
- a CDS encoding heme exporter protein CcmB gives MNLLEQVKVLVIKDILLEWRSKSAINSILLYVVSTVFVCYQAFKSVDTLVWNALFWIILLFASITAISRGFTQETQHRYLYYYSLVNPKALVLSKIVYNAILMSLIAGAAFIVYGTIFRNPIEDLLLYFAAVALGAISFSSVFTMVSGISAKTGSNTTIMAILSFPVIIPLLIVLIKLSLHAIQGVERASSYNELLVLIAINVITIAISLLLFPYLWRD, from the coding sequence ATGAATTTATTGGAGCAGGTAAAAGTTTTGGTAATAAAAGATATTTTGCTAGAGTGGCGCTCTAAATCCGCCATAAACAGCATCTTATTATATGTCGTATCCACAGTATTTGTATGCTATCAAGCATTCAAATCTGTGGATACGCTTGTTTGGAATGCACTGTTCTGGATTATCTTGTTATTTGCATCCATCACAGCAATATCCCGAGGCTTTACACAAGAAACTCAGCATCGTTATCTTTATTATTATAGCTTGGTAAACCCGAAAGCACTAGTGCTTTCAAAAATTGTCTATAATGCTATTCTGATGAGTTTAATTGCCGGAGCAGCATTCATCGTATATGGTACCATTTTTAGAAACCCAATCGAAGACCTTTTATTGTACTTCGCTGCAGTAGCTCTGGGTGCTATCAGCTTTTCTTCTGTATTTACAATGGTCTCCGGAATAAGTGCCAAGACAGGGAGTAACACAACCATTATGGCTATCCTGAGCTTCCCGGTAATTATTCCACTATTAATCGTACTCATTAAGCTTTCCCTACATGCTATTCAAGGCGTAGAGCGAGCATCAAGCTACAATGAACTACTGGTTTTGATCGCAATTAATGTAATTACGATTGCTATATCTTTATTGTTATTTCCTTACCTTTGGCGGGATTAA
- a CDS encoding YtxH domain-containing protein, giving the protein MKNKNGLVAFALLGLAVGTAAYYLLGTEDGKKQLDCANKGLKDLTRSVKDLSKKEAKRAREFAKTAKEDLDELRSKAKDAGKNAIDKAAVKANEWAEKASQAAGNAKDVSSEYASKAKSELDKA; this is encoded by the coding sequence ATGAAAAATAAGAACGGATTAGTAGCCTTTGCACTTTTAGGATTAGCGGTAGGAACAGCAGCATATTATCTATTGGGCACAGAGGATGGCAAAAAGCAGTTAGACTGTGCAAACAAAGGACTGAAGGATCTAACTCGGTCAGTAAAAGATTTATCTAAAAAAGAGGCTAAACGCGCTCGCGAATTCGCGAAAACAGCTAAAGAAGATTTAGATGAATTAAGAAGCAAAGCAAAAGATGCAGGTAAAAACGCAATCGACAAAGCTGCGGTAAAAGCAAATGAGTGGGCAGAGAAAGCTTCTCAAGCAGCTGGTAACGCGAAAGACGTTTCTAGTGAATACGCTTCCAAAGCGAAGTCAGAATTGGACAAAGCGTAA
- a CDS encoding CcmD family protein produces MKKQITLILGMIFSLMQVIAQPVEMATTLRSEGKIYVVIAVMLIIFIGVAAYLFSLDRRVAKLEKRK; encoded by the coding sequence ATGAAAAAACAAATTACACTTATACTGGGAATGATATTTTCCTTAATGCAAGTGATAGCACAACCGGTAGAAATGGCTACTACGCTCCGTTCTGAGGGAAAAATCTATGTCGTAATAGCCGTTATGTTGATTATCTTTATTGGAGTGGCTGCTTACCTTTTCTCGTTAGACCGTCGCGTAGCTAAGCTAGAGAAAAGAAAATAA
- a CDS encoding DUF3108 domain-containing protein has translation MRRTLATFILTCLMATLSIAQHLPYLSEPTFKGGEKLRYKLKYGFLNAASAYLQVSDSNLKFGPDPTFRLFASGETSGAFSLYTVKNKYESYINKKTLMPYLYVENIQEGSYRREEYASFDHKNKTVTGKKGTFKSNQPQFFDLVSAYYFARNLDFSNLKKGDKFNINYFLSDEISQLSVEYVGIEKVKTALGMLECIKLSPEISPGRIFKKDSKLYLWVTNDGNRIPVKAHVEILIGSVTLELVSAEGLKYKLGQRASYSK, from the coding sequence ATGAGAAGAACGTTAGCCACATTTATTTTAACCTGCTTGATGGCCACGCTATCCATCGCTCAGCATCTACCCTACCTTTCTGAACCAACTTTTAAAGGTGGTGAAAAACTCCGTTACAAGTTAAAATACGGATTCTTGAATGCCGCTTCAGCCTATTTGCAGGTGAGTGATTCGAACCTCAAATTTGGCCCGGACCCTACCTTTCGATTATTTGCCAGTGGTGAAACTTCAGGTGCATTTTCTCTATATACTGTTAAAAACAAATACGAGTCTTACATCAATAAAAAAACATTGATGCCCTACCTGTACGTTGAAAACATTCAGGAAGGTAGCTACCGAAGAGAAGAGTACGCTTCCTTCGACCATAAAAACAAAACGGTAACCGGGAAGAAAGGAACCTTCAAAAGTAATCAGCCTCAATTTTTCGACCTTGTATCGGCGTATTATTTCGCACGAAATCTCGACTTTTCCAACCTGAAAAAAGGCGATAAATTCAATATTAACTACTTCCTCAGTGATGAGATTTCTCAATTGAGCGTGGAGTATGTTGGTATAGAGAAAGTGAAAACAGCGCTCGGCATGCTGGAATGTATTAAGCTAAGTCCAGAGATATCCCCAGGTCGTATTTTCAAAAAGGATAGTAAACTGTATCTTTGGGTCACTAATGACGGAAACAGAATCCCAGTGAAAGCACACGTGGAAATTCTGATCGGTTCAGTGACGTTAGAATTGGTGAGTGCCGAAGGATTAAAATACAAATTGGGACAGCGCGCCAGCTATTCAAAATAA
- a CDS encoding DUF6427 family protein, which yields MIISQHRNLSALNILLVSVVGLILCLGVFLQLPKKLEPVLFEPALHNLIGFQIGDRLPPYLNVLTTLILTLFQAFQLNRVINYYNFLGKPSFLTALMFMTLVSLFLPFLVLSPTLICNFLTIWMLSKLFKIYKLSNIRGRMFDLGIIVALGSLIYFPFTIMLLLLWASLLIFRPFDWREWITPLLGFITVYFLLGVIYYWNYRTDEFLQIFSPFTTPFSVSIHVDYYDLIALAPVVIAMLLFMGVLKDQYFKSVVHVRKSFKLLFYMLLLILVSFYLDAGITINHFLLCVPPLSIYLAYYFTHAKNKWIYESVYLLMIIGIICSQFL from the coding sequence ATGATCATCTCCCAACACCGCAACTTATCCGCACTAAATATACTTTTGGTATCGGTTGTTGGACTCATTTTGTGCTTGGGTGTTTTTTTGCAATTGCCCAAAAAGCTTGAACCCGTTCTTTTTGAGCCTGCCCTTCACAATCTTATTGGATTTCAAATTGGGGATCGCCTGCCTCCTTACCTCAATGTGTTGACTACATTAATCTTAACTCTTTTTCAGGCATTCCAACTAAACCGTGTAATCAACTATTACAATTTTTTAGGAAAACCGAGCTTTCTAACCGCTTTGATGTTTATGACTTTAGTCAGCTTGTTTTTGCCCTTCTTGGTTTTATCTCCGACCTTGATATGCAACTTTCTGACGATTTGGATGCTATCCAAATTGTTTAAGATTTATAAGTTAAGCAACATCAGAGGGCGCATGTTTGACCTAGGCATCATCGTGGCGCTAGGCAGTTTAATATACTTCCCGTTTACCATCATGTTATTGCTATTGTGGGCAAGCCTATTAATATTCAGGCCATTTGACTGGCGAGAATGGATCACCCCACTACTGGGATTTATTACAGTATATTTCTTACTTGGTGTTATCTATTATTGGAATTATCGCACGGATGAATTCCTCCAGATTTTCTCTCCTTTCACGACCCCTTTCAGCGTAAGCATACACGTCGATTATTATGATCTCATCGCTCTGGCACCTGTTGTGATTGCCATGTTACTTTTTATGGGTGTACTAAAGGATCAGTACTTTAAAAGTGTGGTACACGTGCGAAAGTCCTTCAAACTGTTGTTCTATATGCTATTGCTGATCTTAGTATCTTTTTATTTAGATGCTGGCATTACGATCAACCATTTCTTGCTATGTGTCCCGCCACTTTCGATCTATCTAGCTTATTACTTTACACATGCGAAAAACAAATGGATTTACGAATCGGTGTATTTGTTAATGATTATTGGAATCATTTGTTCTCAATTCTTATAA
- a CDS encoding DUF2480 family protein, producing MEIQETIVNKVAQSGLMTVDLAHFAPQEEIVIYDIKDNLFHGLILKEKDFRDFIKTNDWSTYTDKHVGIICSTDAIVPTWAYMLLSSKLTPIAASVHFGDAEIVRGNLFRDTLEHLDYARFADQRVVVKGCGDIPIPTEAFVTFTGKLTQTAKSVMYGEPCSTVPVFKRKP from the coding sequence ATGGAGATACAAGAAACTATCGTAAATAAGGTCGCACAAAGCGGTTTGATGACCGTGGATCTTGCACACTTTGCCCCTCAAGAGGAAATTGTAATCTACGACATCAAAGACAACCTGTTTCATGGGCTGATCTTGAAAGAAAAGGATTTCCGGGATTTCATTAAGACCAATGACTGGTCGACATATACTGATAAGCATGTGGGCATTATCTGTTCTACAGATGCTATCGTACCTACCTGGGCATACATGTTACTGTCCAGCAAATTAACGCCTATTGCGGCATCGGTTCATTTCGGAGATGCGGAAATCGTTCGCGGAAATCTATTTCGCGATACCCTTGAGCACTTGGATTATGCCCGTTTTGCCGATCAACGGGTAGTGGTAAAAGGTTGTGGAGATATTCCTATTCCTACCGAAGCCTTTGTAACTTTTACCGGAAAGCTCACACAAACCGCTAAAAGCGTGATGTATGGTGAACCCTGTTCTACTGTACCCGTTTTTAAACGAAAACCTTAA
- the lptC gene encoding LPS export ABC transporter periplasmic protein LptC: MMRPHTWHKSLVLSGLLFGLISFSACENDMRDIDRIASIPEEEAVDISSNVAVTYSDSAKVKAVMTAPEMRVYHDSTDNSEFKKGVEIIFYDENLRETQRIKSNYALLRQSEQLTEFRDNVVVTKADGSVIKTEELFYDEKNQRYYNTVPIIFFFSDERGNQAATSFSADANFTRIDMVSPTGYYISRDNSLFPSTGF; the protein is encoded by the coding sequence ATGATGCGGCCACATACATGGCATAAATCGCTAGTCCTATCGGGATTGTTGTTTGGACTGATATCCTTCAGTGCCTGTGAGAACGATATGCGAGATATTGATCGCATCGCTTCCATTCCAGAAGAGGAAGCCGTGGATATATCATCAAATGTAGCGGTTACCTATAGTGATTCAGCGAAGGTAAAAGCAGTAATGACTGCTCCGGAGATGCGAGTCTATCACGACAGCACGGATAATTCAGAATTTAAAAAGGGTGTGGAGATCATCTTCTATGATGAGAATCTTCGGGAGACACAACGTATAAAATCCAATTATGCCCTGCTCAGACAGAGCGAGCAGCTCACTGAATTTAGGGACAATGTAGTGGTGACCAAAGCGGACGGATCTGTCATCAAGACCGAAGAGCTTTTCTACGACGAGAAAAATCAACGCTATTACAATACCGTACCTATTATTTTCTTTTTCAGCGATGAGCGAGGGAATCAAGCGGCGACATCCTTTAGTGCAGACGCCAACTTTACCCGGATAGATATGGTATCTCCTACTGGGTATTATATCTCGCGAGATAACAGCCTCTTCCCTTCCACCGGATTTTAG
- a CDS encoding SAM-dependent chlorinase/fluorinase: MGVITLTTDLGHRDFYQAALKGSIISLLPDVRLVDITHEIPSFNIQHAAFVINNAYRYFPPETVHLIGIDTVFLEGSRYIAMKFRGHYFVGADNGIFGIILGEEKADEVVEINIMQDLRYLHFPLADILTKAACHIASGGSLQEIGLRIDTPVLKGTLQPVYTTDNIKGHVSYIDSFGNVISNISKDLFNRVQAGRRFTLRFKRNETIDQLCWHYNEVSEGEKLCLFGISNFLEIAINKGNASNLLGLHQDESILVEFSNKI; this comes from the coding sequence ATGGGCGTAATTACTTTAACGACAGATTTAGGACACCGGGATTTCTATCAGGCCGCACTGAAAGGAAGTATTATCTCCTTATTGCCTGATGTAAGGTTGGTAGACATTACGCATGAAATCCCCTCGTTTAACATACAGCATGCTGCTTTTGTAATCAATAATGCCTATCGTTACTTTCCGCCAGAGACCGTCCATCTTATTGGCATAGACACCGTTTTTCTGGAAGGATCCCGTTACATTGCCATGAAATTTAGAGGTCATTATTTTGTGGGCGCTGATAATGGTATTTTCGGAATCATTCTTGGCGAAGAAAAGGCCGACGAGGTAGTCGAGATCAATATCATGCAAGATCTCCGGTATTTACATTTCCCCTTGGCGGATATATTGACCAAGGCGGCTTGTCATATTGCCAGCGGCGGTTCGCTTCAGGAAATCGGTTTACGCATTGATACGCCCGTATTGAAAGGCACATTACAACCTGTATACACCACAGATAACATCAAAGGGCACGTGAGCTATATCGACTCTTTTGGAAATGTCATTAGCAACATTAGTAAAGATCTATTCAACCGGGTGCAGGCAGGCAGAAGATTTACTTTGCGCTTTAAACGCAACGAAACAATCGATCAATTGTGTTGGCATTATAACGAGGTGTCTGAAGGAGAGAAACTCTGTCTCTTCGGCATCAGTAACTTTTTGGAAATCGCGATCAACAAGGGCAATGCCAGTAATTTGCTTGGTCTGCATCAAGATGAAAGTATACTCGTAGAGTTTTCTAATAAAATATAA
- a CDS encoding peptidylprolyl isomerase: MSYLRSRAGLVIFVIGLAIVAFLLGDVINYGTPFWMKSQNEVGSVNGEGVDYQTFNVQVDQAVAGFQQQMGGGSSPQMRSYAVQQVWNQYVSEELLKQEIEKIGITVGRDELNSLVFGENPSLQILQQFTNPQTGQFDKNQVAMVSNEAKTNPELAAQWEALLESIRAQRLNEKYSNLLSNSTYTTALEAEQEHSSRNKIANFKYVMLDYASVKDSEIKLSDSDYKEYYDKRKKSFRNTEEVRSLEYITFDARPTAADTAMIVSEINQLKSDLQNSTTEEQFVASTSETKYPVRYYSRNQLNPALDSVVFNVPSGTTVGPFLSGGMYEVAKVLDTKFSPDSVEASHILLNPVAEGGVEQAKAKADSIKQLIQRGESIAGLAVEFSVDEGSKVNGGSLGTFTRGRMVPAFEDAAFGGKVGDVVVVESDFGVHVIKIEKQVGNSKIVKAAIIDKPIIAGRATQDAAYSKANAFYSEADKKNFREIASKQGLNVETSSRTLAMDGSLNGTEVPRELLRWAFGAKKDEISDKVYESESHYIVARVTGIQEKGIQPLETVKGEIEPAVRNMVKARMLKEKLNNAISGSSSIEQISQKVGKNVQTVENVVFANPVIPGIALENAVVGTVFGLQPNKPSTAIEGNQGVYAVQVIGFVNPKALSGEDLIKQQRQMMTTNTQRAWGGIFRALQDNAKIDDNRIRFY; the protein is encoded by the coding sequence ATGAGCTATTTACGAAGCCGTGCTGGCTTAGTGATATTCGTTATTGGATTAGCAATTGTAGCATTCTTGTTAGGTGACGTAATCAACTACGGTACGCCATTTTGGATGAAAAGCCAAAACGAGGTGGGTAGCGTAAATGGAGAAGGTGTAGATTACCAAACCTTTAACGTACAGGTAGATCAAGCAGTAGCTGGCTTTCAGCAGCAAATGGGCGGAGGCAGTTCTCCGCAGATGCGTAGTTATGCCGTACAGCAAGTATGGAATCAGTATGTTTCTGAAGAGTTACTAAAACAAGAAATTGAGAAAATTGGAATCACTGTTGGAAGAGATGAATTGAATAGCTTGGTATTTGGCGAAAACCCTTCCTTACAAATCTTACAGCAGTTCACTAATCCACAAACGGGTCAGTTTGACAAAAATCAGGTGGCGATGGTAAGTAATGAGGCCAAAACGAATCCTGAGCTAGCAGCTCAATGGGAGGCATTGTTGGAAAGCATTCGTGCACAGCGCTTGAACGAGAAATACTCGAATCTACTATCTAATAGTACTTATACAACCGCTTTAGAAGCGGAGCAGGAGCATAGTTCTCGTAATAAAATTGCCAACTTTAAGTATGTGATGTTGGATTATGCTTCGGTAAAAGATTCTGAAATCAAATTATCGGACAGCGATTACAAAGAGTACTACGACAAAAGAAAGAAATCATTTAGAAACACAGAAGAGGTGCGCTCTCTGGAATACATCACATTCGATGCTAGACCTACGGCTGCGGACACTGCTATGATTGTTTCTGAGATCAACCAGTTAAAATCAGACTTGCAAAACTCCACCACGGAAGAGCAGTTTGTAGCAAGCACATCAGAAACAAAATATCCTGTTCGTTATTACAGCCGCAACCAATTAAATCCAGCTTTGGACTCTGTCGTCTTCAATGTTCCTAGCGGTACAACGGTGGGGCCTTTCCTAAGCGGTGGTATGTACGAAGTTGCTAAAGTATTGGACACTAAATTTAGTCCAGACTCGGTAGAGGCAAGTCATATCTTGTTGAATCCTGTCGCAGAAGGTGGTGTAGAACAAGCAAAAGCGAAAGCAGACTCCATTAAGCAATTGATACAACGTGGCGAGAGCATAGCAGGACTGGCTGTAGAATTCAGTGTAGATGAAGGCAGTAAAGTAAACGGAGGTAGCTTAGGCACCTTCACACGTGGCCGCATGGTACCAGCATTTGAGGATGCAGCATTCGGCGGCAAAGTTGGCGATGTCGTTGTTGTAGAGTCTGATTTTGGCGTTCACGTAATTAAAATTGAGAAACAAGTTGGCAACTCTAAAATTGTAAAGGCAGCGATTATTGATAAACCAATCATAGCAGGCCGTGCTACTCAAGATGCGGCCTACTCCAAAGCCAATGCATTCTACTCTGAAGCAGATAAGAAAAACTTCAGAGAGATCGCTAGCAAACAGGGATTGAATGTAGAAACTTCTTCGCGCACCTTGGCGATGGACGGCAGTCTAAATGGAACCGAAGTGCCACGCGAATTGCTTCGTTGGGCTTTCGGCGCAAAGAAAGATGAAATCTCCGATAAAGTATACGAGTCTGAAAGTCATTATATTGTAGCCCGTGTAACTGGCATTCAAGAAAAAGGTATTCAGCCACTAGAAACCGTAAAAGGCGAAATTGAACCTGCTGTTCGTAATATGGTGAAAGCAAGAATGTTGAAAGAGAAATTGAACAATGCGATTAGCGGTTCATCATCTATCGAGCAAATTTCACAAAAAGTAGGCAAAAATGTACAGACGGTAGAAAATGTGGTATTTGCTAACCCAGTTATCCCAGGTATAGCTTTAGAGAATGCCGTAGTAGGTACGGTGTTCGGGTTACAACCGAACAAGCCTTCTACAGCGATCGAAGGCAATCAAGGCGTATACGCAGTACAAGTGATTGGCTTCGTGAATCCTAAAGCATTGTCTGGAGAAGATTTGATTAAGCAACAACGTCAGATGATGACGACCAATACGCAGCGTGCTTGGGGCGGTATCTTCAGAGCGCTACAAGACAACGCTAAGATTGATGACAATCGCATTAGATTCTATTAG
- the ccsA gene encoding cytochrome c biogenesis protein CcsA yields MRKTWWKILAVIMVGGSVVAGLLGPVPELPILNETIRNVYFHVPMWFAMIILYLISVIYSIKYLGSSNRRHDLIAVEAVNTGILFCGLGLLTGMLWGYITWGDPWPNDPKLNGSAIATLMYLAYLVLRNALEEEQKRAKISAIYNIFAFPVMIVLIYILPKLTDSLHPGSGGNSTIGSLDMDNYMRPVFYTAAIGWILIGVWIGTLRYRIRLITEQEETIENSHA; encoded by the coding sequence ATGCGAAAAACCTGGTGGAAAATACTAGCCGTAATAATGGTTGGCGGCTCAGTCGTAGCGGGATTATTAGGCCCGGTTCCGGAACTCCCTATACTCAATGAAACCATTCGCAATGTGTACTTCCACGTACCGATGTGGTTTGCCATGATTATACTTTATCTAATTTCTGTTATCTATAGTATCAAGTACTTGGGCTCCTCTAACAGAAGGCATGATCTTATCGCAGTGGAAGCTGTGAACACCGGAATACTTTTTTGTGGATTGGGGTTGCTCACCGGTATGCTGTGGGGATATATTACTTGGGGAGATCCCTGGCCAAACGACCCTAAACTGAATGGCTCTGCGATCGCTACGCTCATGTATCTAGCCTATTTAGTGTTGAGAAATGCGCTGGAGGAAGAACAAAAACGTGCAAAAATATCTGCTATCTATAATATATTTGCCTTTCCGGTAATGATTGTATTGATCTATATCTTACCTAAGCTAACAGACTCTTTGCATCCGGGAAGTGGTGGCAATTCTACCATAGGAAGCTTGGATATGGATAATTATATGCGACCGGTATTTTACACAGCGGCGATTGGCTGGATATTGATTGGCGTCTGGATTGGTACCCTGCGATACAGAATCCGTCTGATTACGGAACAGGAAGAAACTATTGAAAATTCACACGCTTAG